DNA from Longimicrobium sp.:
CAGCAACATCCAGTTCTCCGTCGCGCCCGCCTGGTCGCGCACCGAGGTGGCGGCGCAGTACGTCACCGCCTTCACGGACCCGTCGGCCACGGCGTTCTACGGGCGGCGCGCGGTGTTCGCCGGGCTCAGCCAGCAGACGTTCTCGATGGACACGCGGCTGAACGTGACCTTCACCCCCACGCTGTCGCTGGAGATGTTCGCGCAGCCGTTCGTGAGCTCGGGCGAGTACCACGACTTCAAGGAGTTCACCGCGCCGCGCGGGCTCGACAAGACGCCGTTCGGCAGCCGCATCAGCGCGATCCAGAACTCGGCCGGGCACGACAGCGTGTACGTGCTCGACGCCGACGGCGACCCGTCGACCGACGCGTTCACCTTCGGCAACCCCGACTTCAACTTCCGCTCGCTGCGCGGCAGCGCGGTGCTGCGGTGGGAGTACCGCCCGGGCTCGACGCTGTTCTTCGTCTGGCAGCAGCAGCGCAGCGCCAGCGAGGGCTTCGGCGACTTCGCCCTGCGCCGCGACGCGGGCGCCATCTTCCGCGAGCACCCCGACAACGTGTTCGTGATCAAGGCCAGCTACTACATCGGGCGGTAGAAGCGCAGCCGATGTAGAAACGACGAGCCCCGCGGATCGCTGTGGATCCGCGGGGCTCGAACTTGGGGTGCTACCAGACGCGAGCGTGCCCTCAGGCCTTCCGAGACGCGTCGGCGTTGCCGTGCTCGCGGTGCCACCGGCGCGACTTGGCGCGCGTGGACATCACCTTCAGCGTGACGGCGGGGATCCCGATTGCCATCGAGAGCCAGATCAGCGCGTCGTTCGAGCTGGCCGAGCCGGCGAAGTACACGCCGAAGCAGATCAGGCACCCGACGATTCCGATGATGTCGGCGGGATTCGTACCCAACGGATCGTCATCCATGAACCCCTTCATGGCCCCACTCCCTTCACCTCGAGGATGAACCACACCAGCAGCAGCACTCCGATCACATTTCCGAACACGCCCAAGACTAACAGCTTGCTCCGCGGATTTCCAGTTTTTCGCCACTGGTCCTGGTGAATGGTGAGCACCAGCAGAAAGACGATCAGCGCGACCACGAGGAAGCCCGCGTCGTGGAGCAGCTTCTGGTCGACGGACGCGACGAAGCTGCGGCAGGCGGCGGTGGCGCAGCCGATCGACTCCGCCTTCTTCGAGACCAGCTCGGAGATGAAGATGAGCCCCGACGAGATCCCCGCGATCGACAGGTCCACGCCCAGGAAGAAGTCCTCGCGCTCCCACGCGGTGGAGCGGATCAGCTTGCGCGAGATGGCGCCGAGGAGGATGAGCAGGAACGGAATCCCCACGGCGATGAAGTAGCGGTTCGCGAACATCGGTCACCGGCGCCCGGAGAAGCGAACGGAGTAATCAAGGGAGCGGGGATGATAATCCGTACAAAACGAGTCGTCAAGCATCTTCTCTCTCGACGCGAATGATCTTGCCGGATGCGCTCCTCGGCGCGTCGGGTTGAACCGCCGCCCGCCCGCTGCTAGCTTCCCGCGAACGGCGAAACGCGACGTGCGAGACCGGAGCGCGCGGCCCCGAAATCTCCTGCCGATCAGGGGATCGACAGCCCGCTCTCAGCACTCGGCACTTCCGTCCCTCGCCTCCACGCCCGCCCGCATCCCGATCGCATGTACCGCCGCCCCGACTTCTCGCATCCACGGTTCCAGAACGCGCCCGACGCCCGGTGGGAGGCCGCGCCGGCCGACGGCGTGCTTCCCGAGGGCTTCTTCTCCACCACCAACCTGCCGACCTACGTGCGCATCGGCGGCGAGTGGAAGCTGCCGCGCGACCCGCGCATGGACTCGGCCCTGGTGCTGGACCCGGACGGCGTTCCCCGCGTGCTCGAGGGCCGCTACGTCGGCCGCGGGCAGCGGGTGGCGATGGGGTTCGCGGAAGACGGTTCGGAGGGGATCTTTGTCCACGCCAGCGGGCTGATGGGCGACCCCGACCAGGGACCCGAGGGCGAGTTCAAGTTCATGTCCTCGGAGGTCAGCCGCGAGAAGCCGACCGACTATCCCGAGATGGCGCGCATCCTGGTGGACGAGAAGGAGCGCGGCGGCCACTTCATCTGGGTCGTCGGCCCCGCCGTCCTCCACTCGCGCGGGCGCGACACGCTGGCCTGGTTCGTCCGCAACGGCTACGTGGGCGTGCTCTTCGGCGGCAACGCGGTCGCGGTGCACGACATCGAGGCGGCCACGATGGGGACCACGCTGGGGATGAACAACCGCGGCGTCCCCGTCGAGGGGGGCCACGCCTTCCACATGCGGGCCATCAACCGCGTGCGCCTGGCGGGGTCGATCCGCGCCGCGGTGGAGCAGGGGATCATCGAGACCGGGGTGATGCACGCGGCTGTCACCAGCGGCGTTCCCTTCGTGCTCACCGGCTCCATCCGCGACGACGGGCCGCTCCCCGACACCATCACCGACGTGGTGGCGGGGCAGGAGGCGATGAAGGAGCACACCCGGCGCGCCACGGGGGTGATCATGATCGCCACTGCGCTGCACTCCATCGCCACCGGCAACATGCTCCCCTCGTACGTGTACCGCGAGGAGACGGGCGAGGTGCGGCCGCTTCCCACCATCTGCGTGGACTCGTCGGAGTTCGTCGTCTCCAAGCTCAAGGACCGCGGCACGCACCAGGCGTTCGGCGTGATCACCAACGCGCAGGACTTCCTGCACGTGCTGCGGCACTACGTGGAGATCGAGGCCGCCAGCCGCCAGCCCGCCGCCGCCGTCGGCTGATCGGGCGTCCGGGGGACCGGGAGATCGCGGTCCCCCCCGCTTGCCCTCGCGCCCGTTCGGCCAGAAATTCCGGGGAGACGTTCCTCCTGCTCTCCGCCGTATGCGTCCCTTCCGCCCCACGCGGCTGATCCCGCTCGCGCTCGCGCTGACCGCGCTCCCCGCCGCACTGCCGGCGCAGGAGATGGGGATGCTGGACCTCAAGGTGACCGATCCGGAGGGCGCGCCGATCGCCGGCGCCGCGGCCAGGATCGACGGAGTGCGGCGCGGCGTGACCGCGGCGGACGGGCGGGTGCGCGTGCGGGGGATCGCGCCCGGGTGGCACGCGCTGAAGGTGACGCGCCTCGGCCGCCGTCCGGTCGCCGTGGGGATGCTGGTGCCCCCGGGCGGCGTGGCGGAGCTGGAGGTGGGGCTGCAGGCGGAGGCTATCGCCCTCCCCGGCGTCTCGGCCACCGTGCTGCGCGCCAAGGGAATCCTGGTCCGCGAGCCGCAGCACGGGCAGATCCAGCCGGCGGGCGGCCGCCGCTTCGGCGTCGATGAGATCCGCCGCAGCGGCGCGGCCACGCTCAGCGGCGTGCTGCAGCGCGCGCCCGAGGTGGAGCTGGTGCGCGGCCCGCACGGCGCGGTGCTGCGCTTCAAGCGCGCGCTGGCGGCGCTCCCGCCCGAGCCGCCGGGCGGGGGACTGACGCCGCCCGACTGCGCGCCCGCGTACTACGTGGACGGCGTCCGCTTCCCCTCGCTGGAGTCGCCGGACGTGTTCCCGCTCTCCGAGGTCGAGGAGGTCGTCCTCTTCCCCGGCAACGTGCCCGCCGCGTACGGCGGCGTGCGCGCATCGTGCGGGGTGGTGGTGATCCGCACCCGCGGCGGCCCCGAGCCCGGCGCCAAGCCCCGCACCCTCCGCGGCCCCGCCCGCGGCGACAAGTCCCGCCCGCGCCCGCTGACGCCCAAGGCGGCGCGCACGCTGGGCAAGCAGCCCGTTCCCAAGCGCCACCCGTGATGCACGCGCGCTTCCTCCCGCTCCGCAGCCTCCTGTGCGCCGCCGCCCTCGCCGCGGCGCTGCTGCTGGGCGCGCGCCCGGCGGCGGCGCAGACGCGCGGCACGGTGGAGCTGATCGTGACCGATGCGGAAACGGGCGCGCCGCTCTCCGGCGCGCGCGTGCGCGTGGACGGCGAGGTGCGCGGGACGAGCGACGCCGCCGGCCGCGTGCTGCTGGAGGAGCTCGACGCGGGGTCGCACCTGCTGACGGTGGAGATGATCGGCCGGCGTGCGCTGCAGCCGCAGGTGGAGCTGGCCCCCGGCCAGGTGCTGGAGCTGGAGGTGATGCTGGACTCCGATGCCATCCCCATGCCGGCCATCACCGCGCGCGCCGAGCCGGTGGCCGACGGCGGGAGCGCGGTGGCGCAGGCGCTGTCGCGGCGGCGCGGCTCGGGGATCTTCATCGGCCGCGAGCAGATCCGCCGCTCACGCGCGTCGCGCATCTCCGACCTGCTGGGGAAGGTGCCCGGCGTGCGCGTCGTCTACGGCTCCAGCGGCGCGGTGGCCAGCTTTCCCGGCGGCGCGCCGGCCGCCGCGCTGGGTGGCGCCGGCCACCGCTGCGTGGCCCAGGTCTACCTCGACGGGGTGCTGATGCGCACGCCCGCCGTCGACATCGTGGCCGTGCAGGAGCTCGAGTCGGTGGAGGTGTACCTCCGCGTGATCCCCGCCGAGTACGGCGGCGGCAACTCGGGGTGCGGGGTGATCGTCCTCCGCACGCGCACGCAGTGACGTCTCCCGTTTTCCTTCGACGCTGAGCGCTCCGCCCGGATGCTTCCGCCCGTTCCCAACGCTCGGGACATGCAGAACCCCCACCTCGGCGCCGCGCTGGCCGCGGTGGCGGAGCGCTTTCCCGCCGAGCGCCTGGCCCAGGTGTGGATCTTCCCGCCGCGCCGCATCGCCGCGCGCGAGAGCGGCCTGGCCGTGCTCGTGGTCACCGCCGGCGAGGAGGGCGACGGGCGGAGGACCATCTGGACGCTGCGCTACGAGGCCGAGGCGGGGAAGGGTGGAAAGACCACGCGCACCGACGCGCTGGAGGAGCAGGGGACCGTCCCCCCCGACCGCGTGGACCGCATCGTCGAGGGCGTGGTGCGGCGGCTGGACGGCGTGGGCGACCCGCCCGACGTGCGCGAGCTGGAGGGCGACGCGGACGCGTGGCGCGCACTGCTGGAGGAGCTCGGCGCGCCGCCGCCGGTTGACGTCCCCAATCAATAATCATTATTGTTTGAGATGATCCAGGTCGCCCGAGGAGATTCGATGTCCGCGCACGCCGCCCCGGCCAGCTCGCCCTTCCTGCCGCTCTTCCGCCGCTACCTGCGCCAGCAGGGGCTGCCGGTCACGCCGCAGCGCGAGGTGGTGGCGGACGTGGTGTTCAGCTCGCAGGAGCACCTGTCGGTGGAGGAGATCGAGGCGCGGCTCAAGGAGCGCGGCGAGCGCATCGGCAAGGCCACCATCTACCGCACCATGGAAATCCTGGTGCGGAGCGGGCTGGTGGAAGACCACGACTTCGGCGACGGCTTCAAGCGTTACGAGCACCTCTTCGGCCACCAGCCGGTGCACGAGCACCTGGTGTGCACCAGCTGCCGCGCCGTGGTGGAGTTCGAGCGTCCCGAGATCGCGCGCATCCAGGACGAGGTGGCGGCGCAGCACGGCTTCATCCCCACCCGCCACCGGCTGGAGATCTACGGCCTGTGCGCCGACTGCCAGCGCAGGGGCGTCACCATCAAGTACGAGGGCCTGGCCTGCCCCGCGCTCGACGTGGCCTGATCGGCTCTCCGGCGGGCCGGGTGACAGGAAGAAGCGCGGGCGATGGAGATTCCATCGCCCGCGCTCATTTCGTCATGGGGACGGCGATGCGTCACGCGTCCAGGGCGAGATCGGCCGCGGTCCACGCGAACGCCAGGCTGCCGGTCCCGGGTCCGGTCAGGTGCGGCTGATTCGGCCGGTCCTTCGGCCTGATGTAGTTCCACAGGTTGAAGTTGAAGGTGCGGTCGATCAGGTCGTGCAGGTCGCGGTCGTACTCCGCCAGCTGGTCGCGCCCGTTGATGCCGTTGTGCGAGACGTCGGGCTCGGGCCAGTTGCACCCGAAGTACGCCTGCACGCCCTCCGCCCAGTACTCCTCGTAGTTGGTGGACGCGTAGGTGGGGATGAGCTGTCCGTCGCGGACGGCGTCCATCCAGAGCATCGTGCCGTCGGGCTTCCGCGTCGCCATCGCGTGGTTGTACGTCTGCTTCAGCTCCTTGTCGAAGTTCTTTCCCAGCCCCATCAGGTGGATGGTGTGGGAGAACTCGTGCACCAGCACGTTCTCCAGCCGGTACGGGTCACCCGTGCACCCCAGCAGGTTCTCCTCGGCGCAACTGGACGCGGGCCGGAACGAGGTGGCGCCCAGGCCGCGGGCGCGCTTGTCGAACTTCGCGTCGAGGTCGGCGTGCTCGGGCACCATGCGCGTGCGCTCGGCGCACGACATCACGGCCACGCGCACGCGGTTCTTCGCGATCCGCCCGGCGACCTCGGGCACGTTCTGCAGCATGCACTGGATCAGGTACGCCGCCTCGATCACGGCCCCGTCCGACACCTGGGCGGATCCCATCACGGGAATCCCCATCGCGTCGACGTGCTTCACGTAGAAGTCCTTCAGCCCCAGCTGGTCGCGGATCGACTTGGGCACCGGGCCGACGGCCGCGGTCTCCAGCCACTGGTCCGCGGCGGGGCTGGCGGTGCCCTGTACGAAGATTGCCATGGTGTGCCTCCAGGTGTGCACTGCGGGGAGCGGTGGCGGGGCGCAGGCGAATTGGCTGACCGGTTGCGCTGTCGCTATCTAATCCGTTGCGCCGTCCACATCAAGCGTCACGCGCGTGCCAGGGACGGTGCGGCGGGGACGATTGACGCGGGCCGTTGCCAGCCGTCTTTCGATCCCCGGCCGGGGGAGCGGCCGTTGGGGATAGATGGTCGCGTCCGGCCTGCTTTCCCGCTCCGCCGCACTCCTATCTTCATCCACGAAACGCACATGCCCGCGATAAGCTCCATCCTCTGGCGCTGGGAAGACCGGCCGGGCCACGAAGCCGCCCGCCTCGCGCGCGACGGCGAGGGGTGGCGGTTGGAGGGCACCGCCGTCCTCGCCCACGAAGGCCGCCCCTGCCGCCTCGACTACCGGATCGCGTGCGATGCACAGTGGCGCACGCGCGCGGCGACGGTGCGCGGCTGGGTGGGAGATGACGAGGTGGACGTCGCCATCGAGGCCGACGCGGCGGGGCGGTGGACCCTGAACGGCGCCGCGTGCCCGCAGGTGGAGGGATGCATCGACGTGGACCTCAACTTCAGCCCGTCCACCAACCTGCTCCCCATCCGCCGCCTGGGACTGGCAGTCGGGGAAGAGGCCGAGGTGCGCGCCGCGTGGCTGCGCTTCCCCGGCTTCACGCTGGAGCCGCTGCCGCAGCTCTACCGCCGCACCGCCGAGCGCGCGTACCGCTACGAGAGCGCGGGCGGCGCCTTCGTCCGCGACCTGGAGGTGGACGACGCGGGCTTCGTCACCGACTATCCCGGCATCTGGCGAGCGGTGGCGGTGTTGTAGATCGCGCGGATCGGCTGGCTCTTCGTACTCTTGCCGAAAGCTTGACGACGTCGATCCCGTTCGGCGATTGTGGTTGCTTGAGAACCATCGTCCGATCACCCAGGGAGGCTTTCATGCGGCTCGAACAGGAAGTCGCCACTTATCGGGAGAGGCTTCCCGACCTGGCTCGAGAGGAAGGCAGGTGGGTCCTGATCCATGGCTCGGAAGTCGTGGACACGTTCGCGAGCTACGACGACGCGCTGCGCCAGGGCTATCGACAGTTTGGTCTTCAGGCATTTCTGGTAAAGCAGATCCAGACCAGTGAGCTCGTCCAGTTCATCACGAGAGCCGTCGAGCCGCGTCTTTGGGGGTAGGCGGTGGCCCAATTCACGCTGCAACTCGATCCCGCCAATGGCCCCGTGCTCACTGCCGTGGTCGGTGTGAGCATCGCGCGCGGCGACGCGTTGATGGCAGCCGGGCAGCCCATTCCGGAAGGCATCAGCATTCGGGCATTGATCGATACGGGTGCGAGTTGCACGTGCGTCGATCCGGCGGTGTTGGACCGGCTGAACCTGGCGCCGACAGGGTTCGTATCTGTGCACACGCCATCCACCGGTGGTGCGCCGCACCAAGCCGAGCAGTACGATGTCAGCCTGATCATCCCAGGGGCAGGTCCGCACCACGTGCCGCTGGCCATTCCCGCGGTCCCCGTCATGGCGACAGAGCTTTCCCTTCAGGGAATCGATGCGCTGATTGGACGCGATGTGCTGCGAGAATGCGTTCTGATCTACAACGGCTCTGTCGGGATGTTCACGATCGCCTTCTGAGTGCCGGCGCAGGTGGACACCTCAGTGAGAGCGCGCCCGCCTCGCAGGTGCGCGAATCCATAACGAAAATCCCTATCCCGCCGCGGCAGGATGGGGATTTTCTTCGCCCCGGGTCGCTATGGCGCGTTCACGCCGTCTGCGCGATGCAGGCCACGTAGCAGCTTCCGGCCTCGCAGGTGCTCCCGCAGCTCTCCATCTCGCAGAGCGATTCTCCGCTCATGCAGGGCGCCGTGCACCCCGTGTCCTCCACCGGGTCGGTCCGGAACGCCAGCGCCGCCGCGCCGAGCACCGTTCCGCGCCGGCGATGCGATGCTTCGGTCGCGAACGTCTCGACCGTGAGCGCCTCCACGTCGAGCTTCAGCTTGGTCATCGGGTTCTCCTCGTGGACGGTCGGGTGATCACCCGGCGGTTGGTTCGGCATGCCCCGTCACCGGAACGGTCGTGTCGCAGGCGGGTTCGCAGGAGCTCCCGCAACTCTCGATGGGGCACCACGATCCTTCGCTCAGGCACGGCTCGGTGCATCCCGTGTCGTTCACCACGAAGCGATCCTGCGCGCCACGCACGGTCCCGCGTGCGCCCGCGGCTGCCGCGGTGTGGAACGACTCCACGGCGAGCGCGTCGACGTCCAGCTTCAGCATCCGCATCCGTCCTCCAGGGTGAAGGTTCGAAGAGAACCGAATTGCATCCAGAGACCGATAAGGAGCGAGGCAGGGAGAGGGTGGAGCCTCCGTTGCCTCTCCATATGCGGCGTCTATCCCATCTTCGAAATCAAGTGCGGAAATCCCCATAAGGCAAGGGAATTATGGATAACTATTGTCGGGAAAACTGTTCTGTACTTTTGGCGATATCCGCTCGATGGCAGCACGCGACTCGGGGAATCTTTCCTTCAGAAAAACAGCAGGAGGAGGCAACCCGCGCGTACATCTGTTACTGGAACGTGGACGGCGCCGTCCATCGACAGCGTCTGCCAAGGGCCGACCCGGGGTAGACCGGAACGCGGTTTTTCGTTAGATTACATGGCTATCCAGCGCAGGCGGGCACCTCGGCGAGAGGCGCCCGTCTTCGCTTTGAAGAATTCGGAATCGGGAAACGAATCCGAGGACGTGCGGCGGGGCACGAGCAGCCACGATCCGGCTGTCCCCTGTCCCCTGTACCCTGTTCCCTTGGAAGATATGCAGATCCGGAACATCGCCATCATTGCCCACGTCGACCACGGCAAGACCACGCTGGTCGACCACATGCTGCGCCAGGCCGGCACCTTCC
Protein-coding regions in this window:
- a CDS encoding Fur family transcriptional regulator produces the protein MSAHAAPASSPFLPLFRRYLRQQGLPVTPQREVVADVVFSSQEHLSVEEIEARLKERGERIGKATIYRTMEILVRSGLVEDHDFGDGFKRYEHLFGHQPVHEHLVCTSCRAVVEFERPEIARIQDEVAAQHGFIPTRHRLEIYGLCADCQRRGVTIKYEGLACPALDVA
- a CDS encoding carboxypeptidase regulatory-like domain-containing protein — its product is MHARFLPLRSLLCAAALAAALLLGARPAAAQTRGTVELIVTDAETGAPLSGARVRVDGEVRGTSDAAGRVLLEELDAGSHLLTVEMIGRRALQPQVELAPGQVLELEVMLDSDAIPMPAITARAEPVADGGSAVAQALSRRRGSGIFIGREQIRRSRASRISDLLGKVPGVRVVYGSSGAVASFPGGAPAAALGGAGHRCVAQVYLDGVLMRTPAVDIVAVQELESVEVYLRVIPAEYGGGNSGCGVIVLRTRTQ
- a CDS encoding putative glycolipid-binding domain-containing protein; its protein translation is MPAISSILWRWEDRPGHEAARLARDGEGWRLEGTAVLAHEGRPCRLDYRIACDAQWRTRAATVRGWVGDDEVDVAIEADAAGRWTLNGAACPQVEGCIDVDLNFSPSTNLLPIRRLGLAVGEEAEVRAAWLRFPGFTLEPLPQLYRRTAERAYRYESAGGAFVRDLEVDDAGFVTDYPGIWRAVAVL
- a CDS encoding carboxypeptidase-like regulatory domain-containing protein, whose amino-acid sequence is MRPFRPTRLIPLALALTALPAALPAQEMGMLDLKVTDPEGAPIAGAAARIDGVRRGVTAADGRVRVRGIAPGWHALKVTRLGRRPVAVGMLVPPGGVAELEVGLQAEAIALPGVSATVLRAKGILVREPQHGQIQPAGGRRFGVDEIRRSGAATLSGVLQRAPEVELVRGPHGAVLRFKRALAALPPEPPGGGLTPPDCAPAYYVDGVRFPSLESPDVFPLSEVEEVVLFPGNVPAAYGGVRASCGVVVIRTRGGPEPGAKPRTLRGPARGDKSRPRPLTPKAARTLGKQPVPKRHP
- a CDS encoding aspartyl protease family protein; the encoded protein is MAQFTLQLDPANGPVLTAVVGVSIARGDALMAAGQPIPEGISIRALIDTGASCTCVDPAVLDRLNLAPTGFVSVHTPSTGGAPHQAEQYDVSLIIPGAGPHHVPLAIPAVPVMATELSLQGIDALIGRDVLRECVLIYNGSVGMFTIAF